A single Tenacibaculum sp. Bg11-29 DNA region contains:
- a CDS encoding DMT family transporter — MNQRTLALIAVSIATLIYGVTFTVAKEVMPMYIKPFAFIVLRVGGAAIIFWLLGLFVNAKRIEKSDYKKIIMAAFFGVGLNMLTFFKGLSYTTPISASVMMVTAPILVLIFASVLLKERLVLRKIIGIIIGLIGAIILIVYGSSSDADAKNMMLGNFLVFINAASYAMYLVQVKKLIAKYNPIVFVKWLYLFGLLFVLPFGFLELTEVQWYLMPTSIYLKVGFVVLFTTCLTYLFNLFALSKLKPTTVSVFIYLQPVIASIYALIVGSDTLNTVKIIATLLIFLGVFLVTKQVVSKNK, encoded by the coding sequence ATGAATCAAAGAACGCTGGCATTAATAGCAGTATCTATTGCGACACTTATTTACGGAGTTACCTTTACGGTAGCAAAAGAGGTAATGCCAATGTATATTAAACCATTTGCTTTTATAGTGCTTCGTGTAGGCGGAGCTGCGATTATTTTTTGGTTATTAGGACTTTTTGTAAATGCAAAACGAATAGAAAAATCAGATTATAAAAAAATTATAATGGCTGCATTCTTTGGGGTAGGATTAAATATGCTTACTTTTTTTAAAGGATTGAGTTATACTACGCCAATTAGTGCTTCAGTAATGATGGTTACAGCACCAATATTGGTTTTAATATTTGCAAGCGTACTTTTAAAAGAACGATTAGTATTACGAAAAATAATAGGAATCATTATCGGTTTAATAGGTGCAATTATTTTAATAGTTTACGGTAGTTCATCTGATGCAGATGCTAAAAATATGATGTTAGGGAATTTTTTAGTTTTTATTAATGCAGCATCATACGCAATGTATTTAGTTCAAGTAAAAAAACTAATAGCAAAATACAACCCAATAGTATTTGTAAAATGGTTGTATTTATTTGGGTTGTTATTTGTACTTCCTTTTGGTTTTTTAGAGCTTACTGAAGTTCAATGGTATTTAATGCCAACCTCAATATATTTAAAAGTAGGGTTTGTTGTTTTGTTTACAACCTGTTTAACTTATTTATTTAACCTGTTTGCATTGTCAAAATTAAAACCAACGACAGTTAGTGTTTTTATTTATTTACAGCCGGTTATCGCATCAATTTATGCTTTAATTGTAGGAAGCGATACTTTAAATACAGTAAAAATAATAGCAACACTTTTAATCTTTTTAGGTGTCTTTTTGGTTACAAAACAAGTGGTTAGTAAAAATAAATAA